Below is a genomic region from Miscanthus floridulus cultivar M001 chromosome 1, ASM1932011v1, whole genome shotgun sequence.
tggcattggggtgaatcaatatagcagcttcaaagattttatggacaccaggccaccaatattcaaggaagcaacagagccacttgatGCTAAGGAATGGATCagcactatggaagataaattccatgtgttgaggatgactgaggtattgaaaacagagtatgctgcacatcagttgcaaggaccagcaggaatgtggtggaagcaccatcgcaccaccttccctccaaatgctcagatttcgtggagagagttcgctaaggccttccgtggagtttatattccacctgggctgattgagatgaagttgggagagttcttggcattgaatcagggcaccaagaccgtgacgcaatatttgcatgccttcaacaacttgtgtcgttatgctcctgatatggttgacaccgatgctaagagaatcgccagtttcaagaggggactcaatccaaagatgatgaagcatgtgggtaccaacaaccgcgtcagattcaatgacttcatcaacgattgtctgaagcaggaaaagaacaacaacgccagcaccgcagccaagactcacaagagagccctagaaggtggtccgtcccaagcaagagcacctgcgggaggtcatcctccatatcgcccatcggcacctggcacGAGGTTCAGACCACCTCAgcagagaagtcagaatttccatagaccccagaagccttacaagatggtagtacagcccaacaaggcagccgcaactagggtacaaggcagttccaagggagctgtgggatctgctaggacagtgaggggaccctgctataattgtgaccaacccggccacttctcaaggttctgtccttatctgcccaagaagaagcagcagacttataatgctagggtgcatagtacgactgtggatgaaattcctgagggagagcccgtaaccgctggtaagtttcctatcaacgaaaaccctgcaattgttctatttgattctggatcatcgcattcttttgagtcaagcatttgcacagaaacatgaacaactatgcacagaattaggttatggttaccgtataagttcagcaggggctgatgttttgaccaaccagatggttcgaggggcaacccttgaattaggtagcaggaagtttcgagtgaacttgatagttatgcctagactagtgttggatgtcattatagggatgaattggatgaaggattggggagcagtcatagataccggaagtcgggtacttacccttaaggatcccctgggtgagggtactttccaagtactattgcctcagagaacagaccttataagtgttacatgtgctactaaagttattcctattcatcagattccggtagtgtgtgagtttccggatgtattcctggatgagctacctggtcttccgccagatagggatattgagtttggaattgagttaatccccgaaatagctccgatttcaaggagaccctatcggatgcctcccgatgaattagttgagctgaagaagcaactagaagagNNNNNNNNNNNNNNNNNNNNNNNNNNNNNNNNNNNNNNNNNNNNNNNNNNNNNNNNNNNNNNNNNNNNNNNNNNNNNNNNNNNNNNNNNNNNNNNNNNNNCCGATGCCAGAGGAGTTGCCTCAGGCGCACGCCCACCCAACCCGCGCGAGATCCACGCGTGCACACCACAGCTTCTAGTAAACCTACCTATCTCATCGAGGTACAAGTGCTACACACGCCCTCTGGCTACCGGTTAGAAGCCTCCATGTAGGTCACCTCGGCAAAGCAAGTCTGTTGGTCGCCACCTCCCACGTCGGCCTCCTCGCCAACTCCGTGGGCGCCTTCCATGCCGGCATCCTCGCCAACTTCGTGGTCGCAACTCAACTACCAAACAGATGTGAAACCCTCCAATCGCTGCGCCAAATCCTCCTCCCAACCACCTTCTGTCATGGTGGATATCGAAAACTTGAATCCTCAACTAGGTCTCCACCTTTCTCGCCACGACGGAGGTGGCCATCATAGTCTGACAGGCATGAGCTTCCAAAATGATGCCTCCAAGGAGGAACATGACGCCATCGACACCATCGGCGCCTGACCATAAGGTCAAGGTTTTACACCTAGGTAGAGCACGCCACACAAAGGGGAAAGGGCCGAGCGATGGGAACTTCCAAGGAAGAATACGTCGCCCAAAGGCGTCGCCGCCATCGGCCTACTAGACATAGCTTTTGCCATGGCACCTCAACCCTATGCGCGGCGGTGGCCAAGGCCCTCGTGTACTTGCTGTATCAGTTGTCGCCCCGTCGATGAAGGCAACCCGTTGATGGCTGCCATCGTTGCTACTAGAGCCATTGTCCATGCACCAGCACAGGCACCGCCCGAAGCCGCCGTAGCTGCTACCGTGTCCTCAATGCCGTTGTCCACCCCCATGCCAGCACCTCGTGGATCTGGCCCTAGAACTACCGGATCCAGCCATCGGGGAAGAGTGTTCGTTCTAGGCCGCCGCTACCACACCCGAACCAGACACCTCCGTCGTCGCAATGCTGTGCTAGGGGCCGCTCGCCTCGCGCCACCAAGCCACCGCCTGTGCCTCTGCGCCATCATGGGGAGAGGGAGGACGTCGTCTCCTACACCCAGCACTGCATGGATCCAGCACCAGGATGGCCGGATTCGACCACCGAGGAAGGGGACCCACCCCGAGCCACCGCCGTCACCACCCTGGCGGTGCCCAGACCTCTGCCGTGGCTGGAGAATGGCAAAGGCCGGAGCACCGAGCGAATCCAGCCCTAGGAACACTGAATCCGACCGCTGGGACAGAGGAGCCACCACCGGTCGCCATTGCCACCGCCTTGCCCGAGGAAGACGACACCCACGGGATGAGCCCGCGTGAGGGAGAGAAGAGGCCCCATAACCACCGTCCTTGCACCAGCATGGGCTTCCCGCCAAGTGCTCGGGCGGCTACGAGGAGGAGAGCGATGGAGATGGAGGGGGCTAGCAGCGGCGTGGCGGTTCCGCCCGTGTCACCCCGAAGGGAGTGACGCAGGGGAGGGGAAGAGCGGTCCTACAAAGACAAAAattattataatttagaatgaagagAGTACCAGTTTGATTTGACATGAATTGAAACTATAATATTATGAGTTTACATAGATGAAACATACTTAAATACATGCTTTAAATAggttaattcaaatttgaatttaaaagatatTGTTTCTCCATATAACATAGTTcatcacaacaataagtcaacaAACGTGAACATATCGATGCATATCAACTCTCTCCTCCATTGCTATCATCACCGATTGCACCACTTGATCCACCGAAATTATTGTGGCGCCGTTAGTTGAGTTGTAGATTGAGCCCTCGTTACCACCACTAGTACAAAAACGAgttgtactcccggttgggaaacaccttcagtcccggtttcccaaccaagAACACGAatgcgggactaaagggcccctcctttagtcccggtttctagcccgggactaaaggtccacctttagtcccggttggtaataccaaccgggactaaagaggcctgccgacctggccacgtgggccggccctggttttcttttttttctttttttttgtttctatttttaattgatgattcattttggtttttgaataggttttcgaatatgcattctacgctgctaataatatacgtattctacacgcttataatgttcgaacattttgtacaaactaaagtatgaaactaacgtatatattacatgcatatacatatattgtacattattttatgtacatataatatgtatatatatattacaaataaatcttgcattgtatattctatcatatccttaggataacaaattcactccatctagtttggcttccatgtttcgttcacgtcattgtagaactcgccggcggggtttaagacctggtcattaagaaatcatgctatggtctcttgaattgcttttagttggtcacgtcgtatgactttttccttcaaccatagagtcttcaataaaagttaaaggaaaaatattaatatatgtgtgtgtgtgtgttggtcacgtgattacttatatatatgagcaataaaagaaattgtgaatatatgaatatatttatataacgtactttgaggatctcttcaggagttctttttgcgtatgccatgatgaactcgcaaacatagtatttgtagtagttgttccccttttcttgcctcagaacccacttttacgagaaaaaagatctggtgaatgaaaagcatgcatggtgttaattgaattatatatatatatatatagctagtacttactttgtgtgcgattacatccattggagctttgcaatgtttcatgtggtgttccttaaTGGAACTTTTCCAAACattgcgcccaataaaataaaaaattaatttggcctttaataattgttgtagttaagagatcggggtatatatagttgctagagagaccaaattacccttggatgatattatcatgtcttggtactctgtttgctcttttcttaacgaatctaagatgctcaaccgactattggccatatcgatgaccatcaatatctagtgattgctgcatatgtttttatacacaaatatgatagacattaactagagtcaatatatatatatatatatatatatatatatatatatatatatatatatatatatatatatatatatatatatatatatatgggagatagcttagctagtaagcaaataattgaacaaatgtccatatgatcgacattaattatttaacactcacttgaagttgtaggggaagagtatgtccttgttttgttggttcactaagaacctcatgagatttttctcaagttcggctttccattgaggcggtggattagggtgtttgaatacgacatttggatcaacaaaaccaacatcattatcctttctctttctaagttctgtcatctcatatctgtgtatataaaaatatagtgtgagaatatataatttatatatatacatatagctttatatatatacactttaatagtagaaaataatcacacttacagacaatagcagctaatgagacttttgtcgagagagtctaggtgccatagttggtgtaattctaaaaactcgacatatataacgtcatcaccATGGAAGTAATgctggtttctaactctgacagtaacaaagttctttcccacaaaagttgtgctcatcccacacacgtacacctggtctgttccataaaagtagaagttcttcaactagtggtctcaggtacacatcgatgtcgttgccaggttgccttgggccttggatgagcactggcatcataataaacttacgcttcatgcataaccagggaggaaggttgtagatacatagagtaacaggccaagtgctatgactactgctctgctccccgaaaggattcataccatccgtacttaaagcaaaccttaagtttcttgcgtcatttgcaaactctaggaattctctatcgattgctctccactgggacccatcagtagggtgtctaaacatattgtctaccttacggtcttctttgtgccatcgcaataactttgcatggtctttgtttatgaatagacgtttcaagcgtcgtattataggagcataccacataatcttggcagggattttcttcgtgggacgttcgccctcaacatcaccagggtcatctcgcctgatcttataccacgatgcatgacatatcgggcatgcatctaacttctcatactcctcgccacggtagaggatgcagtcattaggacatgcatgtatcttctggatttctaatcccaaagggtagactacctgttttgctttgtacgtagtggcggacaattcgttatccttcggaagcatcttcttttggattttcagtaactccccaaatcccttgtcagatacaccattctttgtgtTCCATTAcaacaattccagtgtggtacccaattttttctgccccgcatcataagttgggtatagcaatttcttgtgatcctctagcatgtgttcgaacttgatcttctccttttcacttttgcattctctttgtgcgtcacgaatggcctgaccaagatcatcagcgggctcatcttctgcccctacctcttcttcagcttcccccattgtagtatcattgaaggcaccatattcagcaattatgtcatcatcgtcccattattcttcttcaccttcttccattacaactccggtttctccgtgcttcgtccaacaaatatagtttggcataaaacccgacttcaacaagtgtaaatgaagactccttgagctagcatattccttcaaattatTACATatagcacatgggcagcacatgaaaccatcgcgtttgtttgcctcggccacacgtaagaaattATGCATGCCCTCAATGAATTCTtgagagcggcgatcagcattgtacatccaatgccggctcatctgcattacatgacatacataccatattaaaacctagaacataattaattaattatacgacatgcatgccatcacacaaggtattaatttatgaaagtctcgctacaatgtagacaatcccaactaccactaaaaaaactaaagctaaaatgcacttcagtagcataaggatttcacgactaatcccaactaaaacagacagatcatacgtttgttcaacatctatgggcttcttccgtaggatcactgcctcatcagccgccgtagccgcctgtgcaagagagttttgcacgtgttcaacataattTTCCTCCCAGTACCAGTTTGAACATCCAGttccatcccactgaaattaacacaaaaaattagaactttaatcacaatcatcatgaaaataagtataaattaaccataatcatcaaatgcgacaaaataactcacattgcgatccggacacttgtagaaaatatggcccttgttgggacactccttcctcacccggtactccatcataatcttctcctcacacttgccgcatgcaatgagagggaggtccgatcTCAGTCgttttggaacccgatgagagaccGAGGACTCAGAAGcggttgccatctactctctatactcatttttaatataatataatattctcattttataaacaaataaaattaaaaaaactctaaaattctatatatctctaaaccataaagtgtgctatgcatgctagaaatgaaagctgaatactagttttgaataactactttaaccttccttcatccaaatatgcaaactttaaagtgattttgagcttcaatggcttacaaataaaaaaaattccaccataaaaaatcacatatatctagtccacaaaatgacatatgctactgatgaaatatgagagtataaagttggtaacctttacaaccgaAGAaatgatggaggaatcgaagaaaatcttgtgattaccggcgatgaggaagaagagaggccgacgatGAAGCTAGAACACTGAGGTCGAAGTGGCTCGGACTCGGAAAGGAAGGAGTATATAGgatgggacctttagtcccggttgaagacagaaaccgggactaaaggtccctttctagttccGGACGGAGcttccagccgggagtagacttttactcccggttggagggaccaaccgggagtaaaagttaacctttagtcccggttggtagtttcaaccgggactaaaggtcatctgCAGCAAAAggctgccgcagtagccgttgagcaaggacctttagtcccggttggagctacaaaccgggactaaaggtctctctagtcccgggcgcaaaaaataccgggactaaagccaaatttcgaagtggatcaaaagccgtttctctactagtgcaccGTATTAAATAGATCATAATAATTTGCTTAAAATCTATACTGATTACCAGATAATTAAACTATGCGTTGAATTAACcaaatctatttctaatattaaACAACGAAAGGTTTCTTCATCGTTCGTCACTTACAACTGACATATATACTCAATCTCTCTTCTGTGCATGTACACAATTAGAGTAGCGTGTCCAAACATGGTGCCAAGTCCGATTTCAGAAATAAAGTGTATCCATGGTCTGATACTCTCTCCCATGCGCGTATGAGTTAAGTGTTCAGGCAAGGTGCGAAATCCGATCCTAAAACAAACTGGAACACGTGACAAAGTTTCTCATTATTTGTTGGAGTTCATATGTTTCACGACGCTGAAACGTACCATAGATATATACTGATCGTTGATTTGACGGGTTAAATTGAAACAATAATATTACTAGTTATATAGAGGAGAAATACTTGACTCCCATGCATGTACAAGATTTGGTCGTTTCAACATATCAAATAATTGACTACCAAATTAAATAATCAAACTATATGTTGAAATAACCAAATCCATCTCTAATATTCAAGCGCGAAAGGTTTCTTTGTCCTTCATCGATCACAACTATCCTATGGGGATGCGACAGACTCAATCTATCCCGTGCTTGTACAAGTTAGAGCAGCGTATCTAACCAGGGTGCGTAGTCTGATTCTAAAAACGAAGTGTTTCCACGGTGCATTGCTCTCTTCCATGCCCGTACGAGTTAAGTATACAGGCACGGTGATAAGTTCGATCCTAAAACAAATTAGACGACACATCATGATCATTATTAAAGTTTCTCGTTAATTGTTAGCAGATCGTCCATATGTTTCCTTGAGACGTTGAACGTACTCGAGATAGTGATCGCTGATTTGTCGGGGTACAAACGACATGCACGAAGACTGAAGAGGCGATCGAGGGAAAGACAGAGACGAGATTCATGGGCAACCGAAAACTAGACGACTATGCCACACGTTCTTAATTACATGAAGAGGGTCGGCTTGACGAGGACGACCAGGCGTCGCGCTATTGCGTGCTTGCTGAGGACCAATTTGTCAATCATGGGCAATTTACGTCGTCACAGCGCATAAGCTAATAAGCCATGCCTCAATTATGCTAATGCTGTATATATTGGCCACTGGCCCACTAGTTCACTATTACTCCCTCAGTCCCATTGAAAATATCGTTTTTTACTTTCAAAATTCTTGTTTGACTGTttgttttattaaaaaaatttgtttaaatattatttattttattacgacttattttatcattagagatactttaataataatttatttattttattatttatataaaaatttgaATTAGACGAACGGTCAAATAAGAAGTCTTAAAGTAAAAAACAACATTTTTAATAGGACGGAGAGAGAGTGTCTCAAATTATTATATGCTCTTTTGCTTTTTTTTAGTACAATATAGCTACCAATAATTTGGAACGGAAATATCTCCATCTGTCTACCAAGTGTATTCTTATTAGGACTTGGGCCGTTGGGCGTTAGACACATTCAGGCAGGGACCAGCTAGCTAGAGCGATGCCCTCTCGCCTTATCTGTTCCTCCTCGTCGCTGATCCAGATGCTGATCAAGAACAACCGCGCCATCAGACACCCACTCTCGGACGGTCCATGCGCCGTCCTCCAGTACGCCGACGACACCATTGTGGTGGTCCGAGCGGACGCTGACTCTGCTCGGCATCTGAAGAGGGTTCTGGACACTTTTGCTGCGGCGACGGGGCTCGCCATCAATTTCTCCAAGAGCACCGTCAACACCATGAATGTCGCCGAAGACCATCTTCAAAGCCTGGTGACCGCGCTCCACTGCCGACAAGGAACATTCCCACAGACCTACCTTGGGCTAGCTGCCATTATCCAACACCAAGCTGAAGCTGTCGGCCTTTGCGCCACTCGTAGCCAAGGTGGATCGGTACCTCGCCGGCTGGAAGGCGTCCCTCCTCAGCCCCGCCGGTCGCGTCGTCCTCATCAACTCCGTCCTCAGTAGCTTGCCCACCTATGCCATGGGCGCCATGCTCCTTCCCCTGGCGTCTGCGCGGCCATTGACGCCAAATGCAGGGCCTTCCTGTGGTCTGGGTCCGACCGCACAACCGACGCCCAATGCCTCATCGCCTGGGAAAATGTATGCGCGCTGAAAGAAGACGGGGgcctcggcgtcaaacgcctagAGACCCAGAACGCCGCCCTGCTCCTCAAGCTAATACACCGCCTGCATCACCCCGGCAGCTCCGCCTGGGAGCGCTGGGCGACGTCCCAGACCGCGCTCTCGGACCAGAGCGGCTGCCTTGCTAGGGCTCACTGGACCGCGCTCCGCCAGCTGCTGCCGGCGTACCAGAAGATGATGACGGTGAGGGTAGGCGACGGCAGCTCCACCGACTTCTAGAGAGACACATGGCTTCTGGACGTCCCCCTCGCGGACTGTATGCCGGCGTTACATAGCCATATGGACGGGGACGCGACGTCTGTCCGCGACGTCGTGCTGGCGGGGATCAGGAACGTGGTCCAACGCCGCCTCTCCACCCAGGCCGCCGCAGAGCTGGAGGAGCTAAGTCAGCTCCTCCTCGACGTCAACCTAACAGCCAGCCCAGACGAGCGGCATTGCTGTTTCGAAGACTCCGATCGCCTCGATGCGCGGCGACCAAACCTGCCCCTCCCTTCAACTTCGTCTGGCGCAATTTCGCCCCGCCCCGGATCAAGTTCTTCGGATGGCTCTTCACCAAGGACACGATCTAGTGCAAGACCAACCTAAGGCACAAGAGCATCCTACAGGATGCCGTCTGTGACATCTGCGGCGAGGCGGAAGAAACCGGCGACCACATCATCGTGGGGTGCCGGTTTGCCAAGTCCTTCTGGAGACGAATTGGATGGCAGCCAAACTCGATCGCTCCTGCATCGGAACTATGGAAGTCTACCCCGCCGCCCCACGTTCCACCATCGGCGGCGAGTACCCTGATCCTTCTCTGTTGCTGGGAGCTCTGGAAGCACAGGCACGACGTTGTGTTCTGCGGCTTGCCCCCGACCAACGCTGTCTACTGGCTGCTTGCCAAGAAGCGGTCAGAACCTGGAGCTGCCGCCTCCCACCGAAGAACGCCACGCTAGTAGAACATTGCAGCTCAGTGTTAAGCATGTAATCTAGCCTTCACCCCCCTATGATCTCTTTGTAAACGGATTGGCGCCAAAGCCCTTCCACCTCCTGCTTGCCCGGCATCCGTGGAATGAAAATTCAGGTGGAGAGGCCTTACTCCCCCCGTGTTGACCTCAAAAGAAACAAGAAAAGTGATATCTGTTTCCACCAGTGGACTAGGTGATCGAGATTCGAGGCGGCTACAATGACACTTAGGGCAGCTTCAGTAATAACTTATGAGCTACTAGCTTTAACCATTTTATTTTGGGAAATTTGGCCACAGGACATTCGAAAAACATGAAATTGGCTGCTGCACACCGCCAACTCCAATATTGGCCACCGCCCccattaaaatataatttctgcTGGTTCCGGGAGAGAGAAGCTATGGAAAATGACGTGTTTgccctcatcttcttcctctcgctcaTATGGTGCCGATATGGCGCAGCGGAGCTCGCCCCTGGGTTGCCCGTGCTGGCGGGGAGCCCCGCCCCTTGGCGGGGAGCCCCGCCCCTGGGCTGGTCGCGCCTCCGGGGAGGGCGTGCCCCTACGATGGCTGCGCCGCCGGGGAGGGCCGCCCCTGGGCTGGCTGCGCCTCCGGGGAGCGTGCCCATAGGATGGCCACGCAACTGGGAGCTCCGCCCCTGGACTGGCCGCGCCTCCGGGGAGGGCGTGCCCCCTGGGATGGCTACGCTGCCGGGGAGTGCCGCCCTTCGGCTGGCCTCGCCGCCGGGGAGTACTGCCCCTGGGATGGCCGCGCCGCCGGCGAGCACTGCCCTTGGGCTGGCCGCACCGCCGGGAGCTCCGCCCCTGGGCTGGCCGCACCGCCGGGAGCTCCGCCCCTGGGCTGGCCACTCCTCTAGGGAACGCGCGGCGCTTCGACATGGACGACGACGATAGCCTGACACAATTAGAgatggtggtgctggtgcagTAGCTGGACCTGCGCCCCACGGGGGAGGAGGCCCTCGCGCTGCTGGCCGGCATGGATGCGGACGACAATGGCGGATTGGCGCAGGTCATCGGTGAAGTCGTACGTAGGTGTAGAAGAGCACGCAGACGACGTCGGCCTTAGCGGTGGAGACTGCGGGGTGGCGCGAAGGATGGGGAGACGCGGGGGTGTGGGTGAGGGCAGGCATGGCAAGGCTCGCCGGCCGGCCATTCACCAGACTTCTTGAAATGGTGTCGCCAGACTTGAGGaagcgagaggaagaagatgagggcAAACACGTCATTTTCCATAGCTTCTCTCTCCCAGAACCAgcagaaattatattttaatgAGGGCGGTGTGTTCTAGCAAATGAATCCAATTTCATAATGATACTCGACCAATATCGGAGTTGGCGGTGTGCAGCAGCCAATTTCATGTTTTCCGAATGTCCTGTGGCCAAATTTCccttttattttatatattttaatagaagagagagaaatggTGGCTCTTGATAATGCCCTGGTGTAATTATGGTAATTattatagtgcccgtgctaatgcTACGGCTTTATTTCAGGGGTGTACATGGAAACAACCAAACAACGATTTTTGCTTCCAGAGTTCAACTTTCACAcaattgtatatgaccatgtatatacAATCCGAGAAACACTTACACGTAACAAGGCATGATAAAGTTATTTCTCGCATTAACCATATAATTTACAATTTGCCTAAGTCCTTAAACATGTCTTGGAGATCTTCATGGCCACTTCATGCAAACTTCATCCAAAATAATCAAAGATGCCGTACCAAGCTTCTTAAAGTAGATATAGTTTCTTAAAGTAACTCTATAATTCACTTTTgataaatgaaagaaaaaattgtatttgatcttttttaaaattaaatagtAGATATAGTCGTAAATATATGTGTGCAACCGCGATGAATATTTATCTGGTTGTTCCTCGGTTTctccctctcttccatcccgtTTTTCTTTCTTCAGATGATTTTTGAGTATTAGAAATCTAACTAATGAAAATTATTGGACAAAAGAAAAACAAGTATTTTTTCTTGGCATAATCAACTGATTTATCAAGTAAGTTTTAAGTACTCCATCTATTTGAAATTGTAAGTCGTtccagcttttctagatacatactccctccattctaaattataagtcgctttgacttttttattcatccattttgctatgtatctagacatattattatatctaaatgcataacaaattagatgtaccaaaaaaaacaaagcgacttataatttagaatggaggaagtagtttttactatgtatatagacataatgtatatttaggtgaatagcaaaagctatatatctaaaaattagAACAAAACTAATTGTCTCTGGCTTGCGTGTTCTATTTCATAATGACCTTTTATTTTTATAATCACGTGTCAAGTCGGTTCGTTTATTTTGTAAAGTCGATCGGGACGTGTAGGGTGTTACTTTTGTAACACAGTGGTCTAACTCCTCTTTTTGAGGATGAAACCGtatatttcttctattttttttaaaaaaattaggcaa
It encodes:
- the LOC136465666 gene encoding uncharacterized protein; this translates as MPSRLICSSSSLIQMLIKNNRAIRHPLSDGPCAVLQYADDTIVVVRADADSARHLKRVLDTFAAATGLAINFSKSTVNTMNVAEDHLQSLVTALHCRQGTFPQTYLGAFLWSGSDRTTDAQCLIAWENVCALKEDGGLGVKRLETQNAALLLKLIHRLHHPGSSAWERWATSQTALSDQSGCLARAHWTALRQLLPAYQKMMTVRVGDGSSTDF